The sequence AGGTGGGTGGCTCTTGCTGTAACATCTGCAACATAGCGGGATCAAATTATGTTGAGTATCCCCATGCCTGTGTCACAGAAACCAATCTCAGAGGAATGTCCCAACTCATCCCTGGAAAAGCACAAGATCCCTTCCTGTAGAATCTAATAGGCGTTTGGCTCCAAGCCCCTGCCAACTGCCACCCTCTGAATTAATTTACAAGCTCCAAGCATCaatacacttttagaaaaaagggttccaaaagggttctgcggtTGTCCCTATAgaagaaccctttttagttccaggcaaaaccctttttggttataggtagaactctctgtggaaagtgttctacatggaacgcaaaaggggttcttcaaagggttctcctatggggacaaccgaataaccctttttggttctagatagcacctttttttctaagagtgtagacaaTCTGACAGAAAAAATATCTTAATATACGATCAAATAAACATAAAACTCGTCATGAAATGTAAGCGATAAAATCGCTATCATCTAAAATGATGTGGAAAACAAATGACAAGCAAAATAACGTACTTGAACAATGCCTTTTTGGATGTATTTTTACATTATCTATTTATTTGTTTAGTTATGACCTTTTTTCACCTTTTTCTTCGGTGGAAAGAATATACTTTTTCACAGCAAGCACCCTAACCTCCGTCCTACATTGTGGTGGGTGGTGACCCTGGTCAGCCCTGGTCTCTGTCCTGCTATGCCCTTCAGGGGCCTCTTATGGTCCATCGCTGGAGATAGGAGGGCTCCCAGCCATGTTACTCAATCGTATATGAACATGCCAGAGAGGCAATTTAGACAAGCTGCTCCGCTTCATATGTCTCCAACACAGAGTGCCACTGGAATACAGAAACAGCTTGtaggatgtactgtatgtcctTGTGCTGTCGTTTCTGGCGGACATCTCCACTGAAACTGTGTGATGGATCATTCTGTCACGCTCAGacagatgcgcacacacacacacacacacacacactaacacacatttacattttgcgTATACATTGATATGTAcaggtttctttttttttttacactgaatTTCAAACGGGAGGTTTGTGCATTCAGTCAGCCCTATTTTCCCTTAGCATTGGCATTGTGCAGTGCAGAGCTCTCTATCCTTTTCATGTTCTGTCTATTTGTTCTTCTGGCTGTGTGCTTCTTTGTAAGTCTTATGTCTCAACAGTTGCATCACAAATCTCATACATCAGAGTCAAACCCAACATGGCTGCAGGATACGTGTTGTCTTATGAGCCGTAGAGTTGAAACAAAGAAAAGGAACCGCATCATaaacctctctcacacacacacgcacacgtgcacgcatgcacatacacacatacactcgcAGCCATATTCATCTAGCTGACCTAATGTTTTTGTATTGGCAGAGGAGGAGATGTTTGAATGTCTTTTTGAAAGTGACATTGCAGAGGGCATAGCAGGCGGGGTTGATGGTGCTGTTGATATAGCACAGCCAGTAGCCGATAGTCCAGACCGTGCTGGGGATGCAGCTGGAGCAGAAGGTGTTGATGAGCACCATGACATTGTAAGGGGTCCAGGTGGCCACGAAGGCCACTAGGATGGCCATGATGGTACGGGTCACCTTCTTCTCCCGAGACGGTGGCGCTTTCTTCTTTTTGGGCGGCTGCTTGGTCATCTTCACTATTTTCCGTGCCACGTGGTTCTGCTTCTCCGTGGCAGGGACGATCTCCACCGTGGCGTTGGAGGGCGTGTAACAGTCCCCCTTGGGAGAATTGGTCTTAATCTTGATGCAGGTGAGTTTGGAGCCGCCTGCCTTGGCCCGGTGGCGGGTTGGCTGCTGAACGAGCTCGGCGTTGCAGTTTGCTCTGGATGGCACCACTTCCTCGTCTTTGTGGTTGGACGCAGCTGCACTGCCAGATGTCGAGTCGTTGgagctctctttctcctctccgtGGGCACAGTTCTCCCTGcccccatcctctccctccatctccccctctccacccgtGGTGGACGGGCCCTTGCCGTTCTGCAGTTTTCCGTCGTGCTGGTTGGCCACGTCATCTGTGGCCTGGGTCCTGCCCTGCTCTGTGTCCTCTGCTGTCATGTTGTTGTTGATGGGCTTGGCAGTATTACTGCCCCTTGCCTGCTCGGTGGACAGGGCCTCTGGGTTGGGCCCTGACGGCTTCCTGGTCTCCTTCTTCACCCGGCTTTTACTGGCTATAGAGATCTGTATGTAGAGAATGACCATGATGATAACAGGCAGGTAGAAGGCTGCGATGGCCGTGCCGAAGGTGACTGCTGCATTAGAGAAGAACTGAATGTAACACTCCCTCTCAGGCACTGTCCGCCCGCCCACGATGAACTGCCAGAAAAGGATGGCCGGGGCCCACAGAATGAAGGAGAGGACCCAGGCAGCAGCAATCATCATCCCTGCCATCTTGGTGGTCCTTTTGACAGGGTAGCTGAGGGGCTTTGTGACGCAGAAGTATCTGTCAAAACTGATGATGAGTAGGTTCATGACAGATGCGTTACTCACCACATAGTCCAAGGCTAACCACAGATCACACACCACAGGCCCTAAGGGCCAGTAGCCAATCACTATGTAAACTGTGTACAAGTTCATGGAACACAGCCCGATGATTAGGTCAGCACATGCAAGGCTGAATAAAAAGTAGTTGTTGACAGTCTGTAGGTTCCTATTAACCTTAATGGAAAGCATGACCAGGATATTTCCAATAACGGTGACCAGGCTGAGGGACCCAGCCACCAATACAATGAACACCACCTCCACAGTCTTGTATGGGCTTTCGGGTTCAATGACAGGCCCTGCGTCATTGCCTTCAGAGGCATTCCAGTAGGTGAAGTTGGTGAAATTGAACATCTCCATTGCATCTGGTCTTGGGGATGTTCTTCTATTCAGTTGGAATTTAAGCTTTGAATCACCTTTGCAACTATGGAGGGAAACAGAGGAAAACAATGGATTAGATAATTAAGTAGCCTACATGCATGCATCATCATTCTAATTCGGGGAAACTACTGCAAACTAGGGATACTTCCACACATATAATATCATGAACATGTATCATTATTTAATAATAATTACTGTGTGTGACAAGGTGACTAGCGGAGATGTGCTACGAAAAACAAACGTATTTACAAACAACGACAAGGACTAATGAGATTTTCAAGTTAAAACATGACATTTGTCAACTTACTGGTGGTGTATTGCTGCTCAAAACAGGCCTGGTAAACAAAAACTATTGTATCctacatgggaggagatactttCAAAAGGACAACAAGCCACATACTGACAACAGTTACAAGATAAGACCCTTTTTGTCTCAACAAAAGAAAACAACACCGCAAGTGAGATGTATTACCTCCTATTGTTTACAAAAAAGCAATTGAATTGACAGACCAAGACATTTTTCTCTTGTGGTGTGCAACGACATCTATCACTGGTAGGCTATGATTCAGTGTAGGCCTAACAGGAGCTCCCATCATCTACAGTAGCAATACACTCTCTTACTATGTTCTTCCTTCCACCATTTCACTTGATGTTTTCACCCTGCACCTGATgagctgtgtgtgtttctggcaGGTGAGAGCTGGTAGGATTATATCTAGCTGTGTTTGGGGATGGGCTCTGCAGCTCAAAGAAAATACAAATTGATCCATGTGTTTCCAGCCCCCTAGTATTTTACCTTGTTTCCTGGCATGTAGTCTCACAGTAAAGTGTTTGGAGGGAACGTGCTCTCAGAGGGAGGCTCTGCATGTTGCTACATCTCTGACAGTTTAATAATGGTTCAACTGATGGGCAGGGAGATCTCATTTGGTGTACAGCATCTGACTGAGTAACACAGATTGTCTCTGTGTAATTTGTCACTTTGAGTAGTTGTTTTGTGATACTGGATCGTTCAGCGACCTGTTTGACTGTCACCATGCACAATTGATTGATCTGAATGGGCCTAAATGAGGAGATATTGGCTGACAGCTCACTAACTGACACTGAACAGCTCCTTCTTTCTTAGGTCCTGCTTTTAGGCTTATGCCCCTTAACAGTTGATCACAGCCTCTGAATAACTAGAGATGCAGTAATTTACTTATCTTCTCTGCCAGAAATCCCTAATCATTGCATTAGGCACAGAGCTAAGCTGGACTAATCCCCATCAAATGTTTTAGTCCACCAATGTATATGTTAAAACATCCAACAATACAAACAGGACACACTTGTGGCTCACTATAGAGAAGTGGATTAAAGAAAGGAAATGGATGATTCAGTGAGGATGGACTGAGGATGGGGGGAGGCAGTAAGTCCCTCGGCACATCTTTGTCCACCTCCAGCTAACATAAGCCTCGTCCCACAACTGAAATCTCTGCTGTAACAGTCAAATCTTTGCCCTTCCGGAATCAAACAGAGACAGTCACAAATCCCCTCTCTGTAGAACCATGGCACATAAATGTTGCTTAAGGGCATCTAGAGAAAGTATTATTCTACATGTCTCCTCACCTTGTCATGGTGACATCACCCTGCTGAAGACATTTCATTCACA is a genomic window of Coregonus clupeaformis isolate EN_2021a chromosome 4, ASM2061545v1, whole genome shotgun sequence containing:
- the LOC121549094 gene encoding muscarinic acetylcholine receptor M2-like: MEMFNFTNFTYWNASEGNDAGPVIEPESPYKTVEVVFIVLVAGSLSLVTVIGNILVMLSIKVNRNLQTVNNYFLFSLACADLIIGLCSMNLYTVYIVIGYWPLGPVVCDLWLALDYVVSNASVMNLLIISFDRYFCVTKPLSYPVKRTTKMAGMMIAAAWVLSFILWAPAILFWQFIVGGRTVPERECYIQFFSNAAVTFGTAIAAFYLPVIIMVILYIQISIASKSRVKKETRKPSGPNPEALSTEQARGSNTAKPINNNMTAEDTEQGRTQATDDVANQHDGKLQNGKGPSTTGGEGEMEGEDGGRENCAHGEEKESSNDSTSGSAAASNHKDEEVVPSRANCNAELVQQPTRHRAKAGGSKLTCIKIKTNSPKGDCYTPSNATVEIVPATEKQNHVARKIVKMTKQPPKKKKAPPSREKKVTRTIMAILVAFVATWTPYNVMVLINTFCSSCIPSTVWTIGYWLCYINSTINPACYALCNVTFKKTFKHLLLCQYKNIRSAR